CGGCTGATAACTGCTTCAGCTATTACACTAATTGGAACACCTAAATGAACTCCATCTTCTAGCATCCAGTTACCAGTTCCCTTATATGAAGCAACGTTTAAAATATGATCAATTACATGATCTGGGGTCAAATCATCTTTTTGCTTCAATACTTCAGAGGTTATCTCACTAAGATAGGCCTTAACTATGCCTTGATTCCAGTCAGCAAAAATTGCGGACATTTCATCATTAGATTTTCCTGCTACTTTACGTAAGATATCGTAAACTTCGGAAAACTCTTGCATGATACCATACTCAATTCCGTTATGTACCATTTTAACGTAATGACCACTGCCTTCAGGACCAATGAAGCTGACACATGGCTGGCCATCATCATTTTTAGCAGCAATTGCTTCTAAAATAGGGGCAACTTCCTTGTAAGCTTCTTCATCACCGCCTGGCATCAATGCTGGACCATTTAAAGCTCCCTCTTCACCGCCTGAAACACCCATGCCAATAAAATGAATGCCATGCTCTTTCATTTCGTGAAAACGCCTATTAGTATCATGGAAGTTTGAATTTCCACCATCAAGTAAAATATCGCCTTTATCAAGTAATGGTAATAGCTTATGTAAAGTTTCATCAACTGGCTTGCCGGCCATAATTTGAATCAAAATCTTACGTGGCTTCTCTAGAGAATTGACAAATTCTTCCCAAGTATAAGTTGGTTTTAATTTATCATCCTGATATTTGGCAAAAGCATCGACTTCTTTTTTATCAATACTAAAGCCTGAAACGGAGAAGCCACTATTTCTAACATTTAAAGCAAGGTTCTTGCCCATTACGGATAAGCCAATGATTCCGAATTGTTGCATATTTAATCCTCCATCGTACAATTTCATACTCTATTATTATACTTGTACGGTAGCAAAAAAGCGAAACTTTCAAAAAGTTTCGCTTTTCCATTTCTAATAATATTTATTAGTGTGCTGAAGCACCTGAAGTTGTGTCAGGCTCTTCTTCTTCTGGTTCAGGTTCTTCTTCTTCAGCTTCTGAAGCACCTGAAGCAGCATCTTCAACTACACCATATTTATCAGCAAAGTAACTGAATGGCTTCAAATCTTCAGCTTGATACTTCTTAACGAATTCAGGATCATCAAGTGAGTTCAATTCAGTTGAGTAAGGCATGTCATGAGTGAACTTGATGTCGATTAACATTGGTCCATCCATTTGCTTGAATTCCTTAACTGCGTCTTCGAATTCCTTCTTAGTACGTACAGTTACACCCTTAACGTTCATACCTTCAGCAACTTGTGCCCATTCGTTGTTTGGCAAAATAACACCTGATAATGGTTGGTGTGATTCATCAACTTGTTCAGCTTCAATGTAGCCTAAAGTATCATTAGTGAAGACAACGTTCAAAATGTGCATGTTGTAACGAGCTTCAGTCAATAATTCTTGACTCATCATTGCGAAACCACCGTCACCACCTAAGTTCCAAACTTCACGGTCTGGGTGAACTGTAGCAGCAGCGATAGCAGCTGGTGAACCAAAGCCCATAGTTGCGTACAAACCTGAAGTTGCCCAAGTTTGTTCATCGTGCAAGTTGATTAAACGTTGGAAGTCAATGTTGATGTTACCAACATCAATAGCATATTGTGCATTGTCATCAGCGTATTTGTTAATGATGTCAAAGATTGGTTCACGGCGAACTGGCATTTCGTCTGAGTCAACAAAGCTGTTCTCCCAGTCTTCCCAGTTCTTACGGTCTGCAATAGCAGCCTTGT
This genomic window from Lactobacillus panisapium contains:
- the gndA gene encoding NADP-dependent phosphogluconate dehydrogenase; its protein translation is MQQFGIIGLSVMGKNLALNVRNSGFSVSGFSIDKKEVDAFAKYQDDKLKPTYTWEEFVNSLEKPRKILIQIMAGKPVDETLHKLLPLLDKGDILLDGGNSNFHDTNRRFHEMKEHGIHFIGMGVSGGEEGALNGPALMPGGDEEAYKEVAPILEAIAAKNDDGQPCVSFIGPEGSGHYVKMVHNGIEYGIMQEFSEVYDILRKVAGKSNDEMSAIFADWNQGIVKAYLSEITSEVLKQKDDLTPDHVIDHILNVASYKGTGNWMLEDGVHLGVPISVIAEAVISRFMSKATTREGKEINWTGEVPDDLIENLGKALQLSQAVAYAQGFQQLKMAADAYHWELRYPAIAQSWEAGCIIRSSMLKDIEKAFADGKKLDNMFQDPYFKDLMEKNTPALRKVLELATKAGIPTPTLSASLNYLESIFNPSLPANLIQGQRDYFGAHTYFRNDRDGVYHTEWYEEK